The Cuculus canorus isolate bCucCan1 chromosome 5, bCucCan1.pri, whole genome shotgun sequence genome window below encodes:
- the LOC128852247 gene encoding spidroin-1-like, with protein MFARPALGGRGEWCESGGERWGRWRRGYGGHGAPGAEGGLESQPVSVGRGGPGAPAGAEWGLGIPELRLGLGRVRESQSSDCGFWESWSSGGVLRGVLESWLGLGWDPGVPELGLGGRGSRVPGTLVGSRGGSWNPRALAGAGGVLESWSCSRDWDGPGVLGLRPRVGRVRGLGALAGAGGVLESRPSLGWGLRGPGALAGAGIGSGVPGDLDEAGMGSGGLGGGWRFLGSRSSEWGWDEILEPRSFGWGWSEGSGILAGDGLRSGSSGGSWGSCGIPEL; from the coding sequence ATGTTCGCACGTCCCGCGCTGGGGGGGCGGGGAGAGTGGTGTGAGAGCGGAGGTGAGCGCTGGGGACGGTGGCGGCGGGGGTACGGGGGGCATGGAGCTCCCGGGGCTGAGGGGGGCCTGGAATCCCAGCCGGTGTCTGTGGGACGCGGGGGTCCCGGAGCTCCGGCCGGGGCTGAATGGGGTCTTGGAATCCCGGAGCTCCGGCTGGGGCTGGGGCGGGTCCGGGAGTCCCAGAGCTCCGACTGTGGGTTTTGGGAGTCCTGGAGCTCCGGCGGGGTCTTGAGGGGTGTCCTGGAATCTTGGCTGGGCCTGGGATGGGATCCTGGAGTCccggagctggggctgggggggagggggtctAGGGTTCCTGGGACTCTAGTGGGGTCTCGGGGTGGTTCCTGGAATCCCCGAGCTCTGGCTGGGGCCGGTGGGGTACTGGAATCGTGGAGCTGCAGTCGGGACTGGGACGGTCCGGGGGTCCTGGGGCTCCGGCCGAGGGTGGGGAGAGTGCGGGGTCTTGGGGCTTTGGCCGGGGCTGGGGGTGTTCTGGAATCCCGGCCAAGCCTGGGATGGGGTCTCAGGGGTCCCGGAGCTTTGGCCGGGGCTGGGATAGGTTCTGGGGTTCCTGGTGATCTAGATGAGGCTGGGATGGGGTCTGGGGGTCTCGGCGGGGGGTGGAGGTTCCTGGGGTCCCGAAGCTCCGAATGGGGCTGGGATGAGATCCTGGAACCCCGGAGCTTTGGCTGGGGCTGGTCCGAGGGTTCTGGAATCCTGGCCGGGGATGGGCTGCGGTCCGGGAGCTCCGGCGGATCTTGGGGGAGTTGTGGAATCCCGGAGCTCTGa